A stretch of the Corynebacterium maris DSM 45190 genome encodes the following:
- a CDS encoding Lrp/AsnC family transcriptional regulator, translated as MTTPLPAPAADIDELDLRLLIQLDRTPNASLAVLAENLGVGERTVGRRYARLREDNLVRIVGRTPPGVDGRLASLIRVTTSPDSAETLGRRLARHDDVTWARLSRDGAELNLVTTSNEVQQLLQRNPHVRAVRSHDLLTGWGRDGRAADPAREVDDLDRIIVQELSHDGRAEIKAIAERAGVNSSTVSRRRAKLIDDDLLHFSAEIAPEALAGTGAALLWLTVPPGRIRQTGEVLHNLPECRFVAACSGEASLVAEVLVESPEALVDFVDARLAGLDVVHCEIVTLGARLTDGGAGP; from the coding sequence GTGACGACACCGCTTCCCGCACCCGCCGCCGACATCGACGAGCTCGACCTGCGCCTGCTGATCCAGCTCGACCGCACGCCCAACGCCTCCCTGGCCGTGCTCGCGGAGAACCTCGGCGTGGGCGAACGGACGGTGGGACGCCGGTACGCGCGGTTGCGCGAAGACAACCTGGTGCGCATCGTGGGCCGCACCCCGCCCGGGGTCGACGGGCGGTTAGCGTCCCTGATCAGGGTGACGACCAGCCCCGACTCCGCAGAAACGCTCGGCCGACGACTCGCCCGCCACGACGACGTCACATGGGCGCGCCTGTCACGCGACGGCGCGGAACTGAACCTCGTGACCACGTCGAACGAGGTTCAGCAGCTGCTGCAACGCAACCCACACGTGCGCGCCGTGCGCAGCCACGACCTACTCACCGGCTGGGGCCGAGACGGCAGGGCAGCGGACCCGGCGCGGGAGGTCGACGACCTGGACCGCATCATCGTGCAGGAGCTGAGCCACGACGGGCGCGCGGAAATCAAAGCCATCGCCGAGCGTGCCGGCGTCAATTCCAGCACCGTGTCCCGACGCCGCGCCAAGCTCATCGACGACGACTTGCTGCACTTTTCTGCGGAGATCGCTCCGGAGGCCCTGGCGGGCACCGGCGCCGCGTTGTTGTGGTTGACGGTCCCACCGGGCCGCATCCGCCAGACCGGCGAAGTATTGCATAATCTGCCGGAATGCCGCTTCGTCGCGGCCTGCAGCGGGGAGGCGTCATTGGTCGCCGAGGTGCTGGTGGAATCGCCGGAGGCGCTGGTCGACTTCGTCGACGCCCGCCTGGCCGGCCTCGACGTGGTGCACTGCGAGATCGTGACCCTTGGGGCCAGGCTCACCGATGGTGGGGCGGGGCCGTAG